Proteins from one Primulina huaijiensis isolate GDHJ02 chromosome 18, ASM1229523v2, whole genome shotgun sequence genomic window:
- the LOC140964170 gene encoding uncharacterized protein, translating into MQKWEGLKNVSRHIDRRMNKQSENIVKQNRLLIRTSIRALRWLALQGCAFRGHDESVDSHNCGNFLELVKFQGELCKEIGDIILDKVSKNAKYTSPSIQQEILKIIADLVRSKIRDEVGDAKFCILVDEAIDESRRSQMTIVLRYVDCDGFVRERFFEVVGVDDTNSLTLKTHICSILTQHKLLIENM; encoded by the coding sequence ATGCAAAAATGGGAGGGCTTGAAAAATGTATCTCGACATATCGATAGAAGGATGAATAAACAATCTGAGAATATTGTAAAGCAAAACAGATTGCTTATAAGGACATCGATTAGAGCCTTGAGATGGCTAGCATTACAAGGGTGTGCATTTAGAGGACATGATGAGTCTGTAGATTCTCATAATTGTGGAAATTTTCTTGAACtcgtcaaatttcaaggagaattGTGCAAAGAAATTGGTGATATTATTTTAGATAAAGTATCTAAAAATGCCAAGTATACATCACCATCAATTCAACAGGAGATTCTAAAAATTATTGCTGATCTTGTGCGAAGTAAAATCCGTGATGAAGTAGGGGATGCTAAATTCTGTATTCTTGTTGATGAAGCAATTGATGAATCTCGTAGATCACAAATGACTATTGTTTTGCGATACGTAGATTGTGATGGGTTTGTTAGGGAAAGATTTTTTGAAGTTGTTGGTGTTGATGATACTAATTCTTTGACTTTGAAAACACATATATGTAGTATCTTGACACAACACAAGCTTTTGATTGAAAATATGTGA